The DNA segment GAAGCGCTGCTTCTCTAGGAAGTGCTGCTGAGGTAATTCATATAGGTAAGCAGTCCCACCACACCTAGTCTCGCTATTCCAACACACAGAACGCGCCGAATATGCAAGCGTCTTCGGCAGTGAACAACGGTTCATAATTTCAGCGCGTGGCCAAGTTAGATCGGTTCGGTTTTAGCTCCAACCAAGACGAAACAACCGAACTTTATCGTGCATACCGAATCAAAAAAAGCGGTTTTTACACTCCTTATTCTTGTTCAGATTATGCAGATTGCTGTGGCGGACAATTAATCAAGTCCGCAGATGTTCACCTCTTTAAATCAACAACCATGCTGACCACCCGTCGATCACCTTTCGAACTGTTTGAACGTCTTGAACAACAACTTATCACCACTGCATGGGTTCCCCCTGCTGAGATTCTCGATGCCGAATCGGCCTATACCGTGCGACTCGAACTTCCAGGAGTGGATCACGAATCAATCAACATCAAAGCCACAGATCACAACCTCGTAATCAGCGCTAAACGTCCTGATACAACCAATTACGATTCAGTATCCCCTGTGCTGAGTGAATTTCGTAGTGGCGCATGGAGCCGCAGTTTTTGCTTTCCTCACAATCTTGATCGTGAGCAGCTAAAAGCAACTTATCGCAATGGAATACTAGAAGTCATAGCAGGCAAAGCTATCATGCATACCAGCGTTACAGTGAAAATTGAAGATTGAAAGTGAACTTCACTGTTTAATCATCACTTTCTTAGAACAAGCGCCGCATTGCAGATGTAACCTACCCCCGCTCCTACGGGGGTTTTATACAGTCGGTTAGTTAGTCGCCAAAGCCCAAAACGTTATTACTTATAGGAAATAAGCTGAAGTCACTCAGAGCATAAAGCTGGCAATGAGAGATCCAGTCATATTGTTAGGGTATTGAACAACACATCCAAGAAGACCGCTGGGATAATTATCCCAGCCGCGCATCCATCCCCCTTTTGCGCAAACAATACATCATTACAAATAAGAATTCCGTCACTCGTATTGCGATATCCTGAACACCAGGCTTAATGAAAAGCCCACAATAGTCATTATGATAATTATGACTCAAATCGAAGCCAGACTATACCTTGACAGGACAAAAGCTATACACTTTCTCCTAGGCTAGGTATTCCGGATCAATATCAAGGAAATTAGAAGTACAACTATTCATTAGAATGTAAGAACTAAGGCCTAATTTAGACCTAAGCTGGGGCCAAGTATCTCATCAGCTGAACTATCACCAAAAGTTTGAATAACCATCAAGTTTTTTGTAATAGCTAAGCCAAATAGTTCAATACATCTGTTGCATGTGACCCATCATTAGACCAATCCTATGCAACAGGATTTTCGCTCCAATGTTCTAACACAGCGCCAATAACACCATAAGAAATAAGCAAGTTTTACTGTTCTGCACGTCGTTGAAACAAACATTTTCTGTAAGATTGTGTTTTGTCACGGTCGATTTCATGGTTGTTGCCCCCACCGCCCCTCACCTGAGCCTGCAGTGCAAAACTATTGCCTCGGACACAACTGCTATTCGGTCTTTGGACTGGGAACGCAACCGCTTTGACATCGAATTCGGTTTACGCAATGGCACTACTTACAACTCCTTCCTTGTAAGAGGTGAGCGCACAGCCCTCATTGACAGCACTCATACTAAATTTAGAGACAGCTGGGTTCCATTACTAAAGGGGATAATCAATCCTCTCAAGATTGATATACTAATTGTGAGTCATACTGAACCCGATCACTCCGGTCTCATTGGAGATCTAATAGATCTCAATCCTAAAATTGAAATCGTGGGATCAAAAATAGCTATTCAGTTTCTTCAAAACCAGGTGCACCGGCCATTCAGATCCCACATTGTGAAAAGTGGTGAGAAACTGGACATGGGTATCAATCCAAATAGCGGTATCCAGCACTGTTTTGAATTTCTCAGCGCTCCAAACCTACACTGGCCAGATACTATTTTCTCCTTCGATTACGGCACCGGTGTGCTTTACACCTGTGACGCCTTCGGCCTTCACTATTGCTCTGAGGAACTATTCGACAGCGATCCTGACGTTATCGCTCCTGACTTTCGATTTTATTACGACTGCTTGATGGGTCCCAATGCTCGCAGTGTTTTGCAGGCTCTCAAACGTATGGATGCTTTGCCAGAAATTAATACGGTCGCCGTTGGCCATGGTCCCTTATTACGCTACCATCTCAGTCACTGGCTTAACAGCTACCGCGAGTGGAGCAATCAGCGCAGCAAAGGCGAGAGTTGCGCCGTTATTTGTTACATCAGTCAATATGGCTTTTCAGATCGAGTTAGCCAAGCCATCGCTCATGGCATCAGCAATGCTGGCGCTCAAGTACAACTGGTGGATCTACGGGCTACTGACCCTCAGGAGATCACTGCGCTAATTGGCGATGCTAAAGCCGTGGTTGTGCCCACATGGTCTGAACAACCCGATGCCAGTGTGCGGACTGCTATCGGTACCCTTTTGGCGGCATTGCACTCCAAACAACTAGTAGGGGTATACGACGCTTTTGGTACCAACGATAAACCAATTGATGCTGTAGCAGAACAATTACTTAGCCAAGGTCAAAAACAGGCTTTTGCACCATTACGCATCCATCAAGTGCCTCGAGGAAGTGATTACCAGCGCTGCGAAGAATCGGGCACCGACTTGGGTCAACTGCTGACCAAAGAGAAAACCATTGCGGCAATGAAAAACCTCGACGGTGACCTTGACAAAGCCCTTGGACGCATCAGTAGCGGTCTTTATGTAGTTACAGCTAGTCAGGGATCGGAAGGCTCTTTGCGTCGCAGCGCCATGGTAGCTAGCTGGGTAAGCCAAGCCAGCTTTCATCCTCCAGGCATCACAGTTGCGGTTGCGAAAGACAGGGCAATTGAGGCTCTCATGCAAGTGGGAGATTACTTTGTGCTCAATGTGCTGCGTAAAAACAATCACCAGCCACTACTGCGCCATTTTCTTAAACGCTTCCCTCCCGGTGCCGATCGTTTTGCAGGCGTCGCGCTGCTGGATGGCATGGCAGAGGGTGGACCTGTACTTAGCGATGCTTTGGCTTTCCTAGACTGCTGCGTGGAACAACGGATGGAAGGACCCGACCACTGGATCGTCTACGCCACAGTAAAGCAGGGCAACGTAGCCGATGTTAACGGGAACACTGCTGTCCATCACCGCAAAGTGGGTAACCATTACTGATGCCCGCTTTTCGATTTAACCATTGAGATCAACTGATATCACTTGATACGTTAGTCTCGACGCCCAATGAAATTTGGGTTGAGGTTACTTTTAAAGGCCCTGATCAGAATGGAACGCCTTGTATTGACGGTTGAAAATAGTAAGTACATCAGATCTTAAGGTTACAGACATAGTTAAAGATCCTCCTGCAGGGTCTGCAGGGAAGAAGCACTAAGGAGAAAGTAATTGTGCTACAAGCAGCGCTGCTTGGCATACTAAATCAAAGGCATTCTTTATATGATTCCTGAGGTTAGCAGGACCTCAAAAAAATAAGGTGATTAAGAATATTTATATTTATTAATGTCATGAGCAAAAACCACTGCAGAGAAGTAGATAGAGAGAGTAGAAAGTCTCTTATTCACAGTTATAGATAATTTTCAGACCAAAAAGTGAAGATATAAGTACCACGTTAGAATAATTAATTATTTAAACGCTATGTACTCTAAATACGAAATTAAAAGAAATTTATGAATATGAAAGAGAATTGTTCTTTACCCTAAATAATCTCTCTAGTGATAAAGCGGTATTGAGTGTAACAACAAGAAATATTTATGGCACTTTTCAGGGGCGTTAAAGGAAAACCTGCTTCCAGAAAGATACTAAAGTAATTCACTACCTTCCAAAAGAGAAGGTGGTGATGGCAATTTTGAATAGAAAGATTTTATTTATAGTACGGGGTTATATCTATCCCCCAAATCTTTTAAATTACCATTACAAGGTACAAAGCAAAATTATTGCCACTACCATACACATGAATTTATTTTCGATGCTCATTACTACCTGCTTCTAGGCAAGGTTACTCTCCGGAATCGTGATGACTACGACTATACCATAAAAA comes from the Synechococcus sp. M16CYN genome and includes:
- a CDS encoding diflavin flavoprotein, which codes for MVVAPTAPHLSLQCKTIASDTTAIRSLDWERNRFDIEFGLRNGTTYNSFLVRGERTALIDSTHTKFRDSWVPLLKGIINPLKIDILIVSHTEPDHSGLIGDLIDLNPKIEIVGSKIAIQFLQNQVHRPFRSHIVKSGEKLDMGINPNSGIQHCFEFLSAPNLHWPDTIFSFDYGTGVLYTCDAFGLHYCSEELFDSDPDVIAPDFRFYYDCLMGPNARSVLQALKRMDALPEINTVAVGHGPLLRYHLSHWLNSYREWSNQRSKGESCAVICYISQYGFSDRVSQAIAHGISNAGAQVQLVDLRATDPQEITALIGDAKAVVVPTWSEQPDASVRTAIGTLLAALHSKQLVGVYDAFGTNDKPIDAVAEQLLSQGQKQAFAPLRIHQVPRGSDYQRCEESGTDLGQLLTKEKTIAAMKNLDGDLDKALGRISSGLYVVTASQGSEGSLRRSAMVASWVSQASFHPPGITVAVAKDRAIEALMQVGDYFVLNVLRKNNHQPLLRHFLKRFPPGADRFAGVALLDGMAEGGPVLSDALAFLDCCVEQRMEGPDHWIVYATVKQGNVADVNGNTAVHHRKVGNHY
- a CDS encoding Hsp20/alpha crystallin family protein, with protein sequence MLTTRRSPFELFERLEQQLITTAWVPPAEILDAESAYTVRLELPGVDHESINIKATDHNLVISAKRPDTTNYDSVSPVLSEFRSGAWSRSFCFPHNLDREQLKATYRNGILEVIAGKAIMHTSVTVKIED